The genomic region TTTGTCAGCAGGTATTAAATTGATATAATTTGCATATAAAACAACAGCAATGTAGTAGCAGtagatcatttatttatttattgagaaTATGAGTCAAattttgatgattaaaatgtatctaaaatacatttcataGTATTCCCCTTCCCTTCCCACCAGGTATGAATACGTTATTACCAAAGACAAAGAGCAGCCACATTATGGCTCTTAAAGAATTACCTCTCCCTGCATGATGTCAATTCATTAAATACCATGATGTTTTCACTTTTATGTGTCCAAGGCAGACTTTCTTTGGCTCTTATCCTGGGTTTtcccttatcttatcttattatatCATAGCTTACATTATGTTCTTTCACTCACAAgtcaacaaaatatttaaatgtctggcaaagagaaggaaaaataaaatattccacACTTTATTGGCTTGTGTTGTCTCCAGGGTTACAGGTGtttgcagacagacagatgctcACACTTTATCCAGGGTATAAGGCTGGGAGAGTATGAAAATCCACCAAAATGTTCTAGTGCAGTATTTATACAGAGCATATTGGAACATGTGATCTATGTATACATTCTTTCATGTTtggtacagcagcagcaacaacatggACAAACAGTCTTACATTCAAAATGGGAAGTGCAAAACACATACATAACACATTGGACATAAATGTGAATGCAGTGTAACATACAGTATTGTCTGTCAAGGTTTCAGCAGTGCAGTGCGGTAaaaatgctgagtcatgatatataaaaaaaagatgcagtCTAAGAATTGGGTATTATAGGCTTAACCCTCATCCCTCTCTTAAGCTAACTTGATCCAgcggtgtatgtgtgtgtgttggctccACCAGTTGTCTCCAGGTGACAAGAATTATAGTTACTAAAGTCTTGCCTatgttttatacatacatttatacaacatgctttacattttatattgtgATGATGATTAAGACACAAGATACTATGCATATAAATTTATATCAAGAGTAATAACCATGAAAGCAGAGACGTGAAGGTTGCTGAACCAATactgaaaagtaaaaatatgccaacaaatgcatttgtgctgtcaataaaatcaatcaattgtCACTTTAAAAATCATAGATTATCTGAAAGgcaaaatcaaatacaaaattcatatatatttttctACGCCATGGAGTATAGCCTTTCTGTTCTCATATCAGCACAGGTCAGCCCCTGTCTCCTCTCGGCTCTGTGGTAGGAGCAAGTGTGGTCGGGGTGGTCTTCGtagttgtggttgtggttgtggttgtggtagtttttggttttgggggtggtggtggtggaggagggacCGGAGCAGGTGGCGGCGGTGGGAACAGGCCAGGAAACAGATGCCAGAAAGGCAAGTCGATCCAGGAAGGATTGTGATGCCACCGCTGCAACcagacaaaatgaaatgaacagttTTGCAATGTCACTGTCGTTGATAAATATAAGGATTAAATGAATTCTTACCTCATAACTGTCAGACTCACTGCTGGACTGACTAGAACTCGTTCTATCCTCATCACTGTCTGAATCACTGCTACGATCGTGACATTCCTGGGAAAATACAACgttaaaaaatacacacacacatatatatatatactctttCATATTAGCTGAAAACCATGCATTAGTCACACTCATTTGTTCCAGAAATTAAAATTTAAGTGctattgatttgtttgtctgGTTGTTTGTTCGTACTTACAGCTACATGGTAATTTATCAAGAAGAAAATCATCAGGAGCAAAATCATCTTGCACTTGGAAAAGCAAATCAAATCCCTTCAAAGTCAGAGCTGCTGCCGTGTCCCTGTGGAGAGTAAACAGCTTAATAATGGACTAAATATCAAGCTTGTGTTACTCTACCTTCAATATGGTCCCTGTGGAAAACTCCATTAGCTTTTAAACAGCCTTGATGAGTCCACAGTGGTCTCACAACGTGAAGGTGTGTTACTTCATCTCGGATGTGGTCGGTCTCATGTCCGCCTCCAGAGACAGAACCAAAATAGGCGTGTACACAACTTTATTACTCAACTAGCCCATGTTTTTGTATCGCTAATATCCACATCCTGTTGTTAATTCTGATGGACTTTTATTGCTTTCAGACACAAGCTGAGCTTAATCAAACACAAAGCCCAAACACAAAGCCCACTTCACGTCCTAGTGTATAATGTTCTTTTAATTCAGAGTAAGATTCAGAACAGCACCATGTTAAACATGAtgcagtcattaaaaaaaaaagaaaaaaaagtcggATAGTTGCTGTGGTTTTCAGTGATTATTAATGTGTTATGTAAGAGCTCAATACTTGCGAAACTGTAACATGGTTGCATGGAGCTGTATTACCACCTGCAAAGTGATACTTGCTCAATCCTTAATTACCGCAATACTGTAATCATCTTGTTTACTCAGGGTGGACCTCATTTATGTCCTCCACAGCAGTCGTTAAGTTTTACAACCTGTTGCAGAAgtcgtctctgtctctgtctctgtcgaGATTTGTGAAGCATTTGATGCACAATGACGGATGTGATGTGTGAAGACCGCTGGTCTGAAATGTCTGAATCAAAAAAGCACAGGAGCGATCCTTCACACTTCTTCAAAGAATCATCGATATTTGTAATAATGTGTAATTTCAAGATTCACCGCCAATCATGTCcctgtcatgtgtgtttcaatTATTTATAACAGCAAAAAAGCTGAGTGCAAAATGTAATGTTGCCAACTCTCACATCTATGTGAACATATGAAGCTGGCATCAGCAgccagaatagaatagaatagaatagaaaagtcTCTACATCAATAGAATACAGACCCAAAATTATAGCAATTGGTGTCACGTCCCCTGGATATTCCAGGCTACTATTTGTAGAACAATTattctgtttggtctttttgtctttctgttttcttcaccCTAGGTTTTAAGTTCTGTGTCTGGTTTTCAGttccttgttttctgttttattttgacgttTTTCCCTCCTGTGTGTACCTTGTCCAGTTTTGGTTCCCCATCCTGTCTTCCCTGATTGTCCACCGCCCTAACGTGTTTCACCTGCATCTtgtttgtctcacctgtgtttcaATTTTCGCCTTCCGCCAGTACACCTCACAGCAAGAAATAGTCCATTCTCGAATTGTCTGATTTATACTCAGTGTTGGGTAGTAACGTGTTATTAGTAACACCGTTATGTAACACCGTTACTTTATTCAGTAACTAATAATGTAACACGTTCTTTTTTATATTCAGTAATTCCTTTTCCGTTACCAAACGCTGCGTTACTCCGTTCCTATGGGGAGGTTTTACAACGGCACACAGTTCTCATAACATTTTAGCGATCAATAAAGTtatttgaattgaaaaacaaagcacttgtcGCCCTCTAGCGTCTCACACGTCATCAAACACGCGCCATGAAGAGGACTGGACGGGTCAGGGCACGGCATGATGGCGAGCGAGAAGGGGAAGATAAGTTTCTCCTCGTGGAggtattcacattatttttagCTGGAGAGCAGAGGGGAAAACAACATTTCGGTAACTTGTAGACTGTGTCCCGgttcaaaaatactttctacGGCGAACAACAGCAATCTGCTGAAGCACCTGGAGAAGCGACATGCAGCTAAGTAGCTAACGCAGCATCCGAGAGTCACAGCAGCGAGCACACACCCACTCCACCCAAGCAGCAGCGGTTGGAGTTCGAAAGACGACCCATAACCAGGCACAACTTGAAAACAATAGCACggtatgtttaattgtttatttgcgACTCTTTTAGCAATATCAGGCTATCATTCCAAGAGTCCAATGATAAATGGTCCAATGGTTAAAgataaaaacacttgtttttttcccctcagataTGTAGTTGAAAACATGCTACCCATCTCTACAGTGGACGACCCTGCTTTCAGACAGATCATCAGCATGGTGCCGTGTACaggtaataacaataataataataacaacaccaataataataataatgataataataataatagtgataataaaaTGGAACTTGTGTGCATGCAAAACATACGTGTTGCTAGGGCAACCGTCTTTGTTTACCATGCCtcttgagttgagttgagttgagtttgtATTGTTCAGCATCAGTACAGAACTGAAATGACAGCAATAGGGGAACTCAATCGAACTTTATTTAATGGGacctttattttactgtaaaacattttacagtaacTAAAAAGTTACTTTCTCAGTAACGCATTACTTTTTGGTTTAAGAAACTGAGTTACTTTAACTAGTAAAAGTAACTAGTGTAACTAGCACAACACTGTTTATACTTTATTACTCATTCAAATATGAGGCATTCATCTGTAGCAAATCAGTCTTAATTtcccaaaattaaataaaacatttcctaATCAAGGTGTGTACCTGACCTACTGGGGCAAACTTGTATGCTAAAGTGGTTCTTGCCACATTTTATACAAAAGGATGTGCGTGCACAAACCAGGTGTAAACATGTTGAAGAAGTTATAAGGTCTTTTATTTACTGCTGAACAAAACCACACCATAAAGATCCAATATCTACATTTACAAACACGAAAACAATGTATGTCCTCAGGGGActaaagcaaaaagaaaaggagatcTGATCATCACAGCACTGACAAAcagctcataaaaaaaaaatcctggcaACAAGTTTTGTGATGTGTCTTTCCTCGACATGTTTTCAGTAATGTTTGTCTGACACTTGATGATACCCTAAGGATTTTATTGTCTTTCATGCCACAGTTAAGCCTCACAAAAACGAACAAAACTTGATCATGGAAATCCCAGTGGTGTTGTCAATGTGATACACAGCTGTATACCTACTGCAAACGTATAAATAGCAGTATATTCTCTTCATTTGACCACACTACACCTCTGAGAAATacacccccaaaaaacaacaaggaaataataagaagaatCATTTTATTCTTATGGCAGCAATAAAGATACATGTTTACAAAGTTCTGACAGacaaagcaaatgcagaatACTACTTTTTTAGATTAAAATTCGAAAAGTGAAAACAGCAACTGTAAACAAAAGATGCATATACTCAAAGTCATTAATTTAAATCAATGTATTTACAAACATATTTGGCAACTATCTTAAGTTCAAGTTTTTCTTACAACCTGACAAACACTCTATAAAAACTACTTTacactactacaactactacaattaggccattcacactcacattttgCATCTACAGCATTTAATACTATCACATCCATTCACATGCTGGCAGCTATAGCCGCCAGGAGCTTTCCAGGATTCAGTGTTGTTCCCACGGGACACATTGCCTCAAGATCAAACTGCCAACCTTCAGATTGGAGGATTACTCACTCTACCTACTCAGCCATAACCACCCCAAGCATAACACTAACTCTAAATGTTCCTGGAGTATTTTTATGTCCATGTTCTCACTTTATCCAGACAAACCAGGTTAGACCTGACTTGTAACTGtgatttattcaattatttatttatgtatgtttttttcctgcttgctATGGCAGCAGTCTGTGCTTGAACCCTGAACCATCTCTGCACTGTCTTGGGGTTTTCCAGTAGCAAAGGCACTAAATATCTGAAAACATAACTATTTTTGTGGAAAGTTAGTGTTAGCGTGTTGTATTTAACAGTGGGTGTGGTTATTAACCCATAGTATTTATGcgacacagatctgtgccgcaggtgcattcatggtaaattgccgtgggaataatacacagctgCTTATAGGGACATCCTGGGTGtttgtttataggtcacata from Solea senegalensis isolate Sse05_10M linkage group LG6, IFAPA_SoseM_1, whole genome shotgun sequence harbors:
- the LOC122771578 gene encoding rho GTPase-activating protein gacII-like; this encodes MILLLMIFFLINYHVAECHDRSSDSDSDEDRTSSSQSSSESDSYERWHHNPSWIDLPFWHLFPGLFPPPPPAPVPPPPPPPPKPKTTTTTTTTTTTKTTPTTLAPTTEPRGDRG